CTGCTCACGGGCACTCATCGCTTCCGCACGGAAAGCCGACAACTGCCACACTTCGCCCGTCCGAATAACGTAGTGGGAAATGACCAACAGGTCGGCAACAACTAAAATGGCAGACAAAATCAACAGCTTACGAACGAATTTCCGCGGGAAGCTGAACCGAAGGGGCTTCGAGGAAGAGCCTCGGAACACCACAACGGTGTAGGCATCACTGGTTTCGGTCGCTTGCTGGCTCATAGCACATACCTCTTTAACGGATTCAATAGAAGGTGAGCGTCAATCTACTCTGCGCAGTGTACTGATCTCATTCCGCTTGGTCAACCTTTTGTTTCAAATAATATTGCGAGTGTATTCAACTACTTCCGCGTTTCATCCCTAATCCACTGCAGATACGGCGCGGAGCCGGCAATAATCGGAAGAGCAATGACCTCAGGGACCGAATAACTATGGTTCTCTTTGATGATCTGTTCAAGTTCCTGATAACACTTCCTCGAACTCTTGAATATCAACAGGCACTCGGTTTCGACGTTGACTCGCCCTTCCCAACGGAACAAGGATCGAATATCTCTAACAACGTTGAGACAGGCTGCGAGTTTCCGCTCTATGACCTTTTGCCCTAAGTGCTCCGCTTCTTCCTGGGAGGCCGCCGTGACGAGCACCACAATTTCGGTTATGTCCTCCTGCACGTCTGCCCCCTTCCCTTTACGCAACTTTCATGCCTCCAGATCTCAGGGACGTCCCCTAACTTACTGTTATTTAAGGACGTAAAATTCATTTCCCGGCCCTGGCCTCCATTACACTGATTACAAAGGACAGAAACCGTACAGAGCGGACAAAAAACGACCGCTATTCCAGCAGGAGAGAACGAGTCGCGAGGGGATCAACCACCATTCCTACGGTTGCCCGGTCGCTCGCGAGCTAGAGCCAGTGCAGTTGACTCTCCTTTTCAGGCTCGCTTATGATCCGAGTTACTGACGGAGGTGCCACGATGGCGTTCACGATCACAGTCAAAGATCTCAAAGCAAAGCTCGATAAAGGCGAAAAACCGGTGCTGGTAGATGTTCGCGAGCCGTGGGAATATGCCCTGGCGAAGCTGGACGGATCTGTCCTCGTTCCGCTCGCATCCCTGCCACAGTCCCTTGATAAGATCGACCGCAACGCCGAGATTATCGCCTACTGCCATCATGGGATGAGAAGCGCGGACGCGACAGCCTTCTTACTCCAGCAGGGTTTCCCTAACGTGAAGAACCTCATCGGTGGGAT
This Nitrospiraceae bacterium DNA region includes the following protein-coding sequences:
- a CDS encoding rhodanese — encoded protein: MAFTITVKDLKAKLDKGEKPVLVDVREPWEYALAKLDGSVLVPLASLPQSLDKIDRNAEIIAYCHHGMRSADATAFLLQQGFPNVKNLIGGIDAWSIQVDPGVPRY
- a CDS encoding divalent-cation tolerance protein CutA, encoding MQEDITEIVVLVTAASQEEAEHLGQKVIERKLAACLNVVRDIRSLFRWEGRVNVETECLLIFKSSRKCYQELEQIIKENHSYSVPEVIALPIIAGSAPYLQWIRDETRK